One Mycobacteriales bacterium genomic region harbors:
- a CDS encoding SbcC/MukB-like Walker B domain-containing protein, which translates to MTLDATEPDWPLLAVSDEPVPASADRFGRRWRLVAAGLSNVWRYGDLLMDANSGRLLMRGPNGTGKTTALEILWPYLLDLNPRQLGAGQARQTTLTSLMREGANGRRRIGYAWLTFVGPGTDGELSYGVRLQFSEGSSPPVKVVPFRLPVRPVTGMPLVGDGRSALSMEEFTAAVVAAGGHLFADEEEYVADLAARTLRTSAAEARLLASRIRQVRNPNLLGDLGPQKARDALRDVLPGVDEEVIRAAAEALAESEETRKAFDCDRANASIIADFATVWAGHAADVLSAAHQATDDARGELRRRQQEVKRLDGLAARTAEGLKDAEGDLSGLAELRAQLEGRVDGLESSDAYRSAEALSALEGQLVAELDGAEAAWAALASAARETRRASVDLVASLGDLSADIGAEQAKVREVDPAVIGLDRLVTWTCSPRSVLTVGDRSVDPGPAVTVTGDIQPIADAVTAWRDAAAAHTGRADAAALAVTDHEAVAVADRNAAAVDRRVDWLNERLDHDESRLRSLEEQAGIELTALLGKVASWTNENRQLAMPGVEPGGSATVGAGWDTEDIDALRQAEAGQVLVAVEELAATASNRATNWAGQRRADAKTAEDHARELRTDARELRRKAEELRAGKLLPLPRPAWAGDGNDDDALGAAIEWQPVVDGAARLPLEAALSAAGLLGATLTDDGASTGTWRVDTQAPIVHPNLTDVLAVDTEHPRAGMSAAVLERVALADTAASTIDAALVIGRDGTFRAGVTVGAPALVSGAGDWPPAQHVGARQRRAAALGRAAQLEAEATDLETEAGRLEASGEALRREASELVQAATSFPTRGPLRGAEASRADRAAEVAERQAELEAAVTEAARLHRLHRQLHEEWAERTRGCGLPTDLDALGGIEQLSRAAAGTLRSAAGVLADRLAPRLGRLLSSVDGDGATQLAELFGKARAAMQLATATQSKMDVLRESAGADIDEVLRLHQQTKRELGEAVERLGPATTRRDDLRIDMARLDGQLSEARRRQDEAEPLLGLRMRELVSLLEAPGVADALFAGGPPRAEHLLPDVAAGLATAKAYTSRTVRDRYDEARARLAGSWVLANGDPFGELLTYQFNFQDDSFTPTRAATHATALAERAEAALAVAEEKALRDFVVGMLPSAIRTGWVRMFDWTREVNAKMRSASASSQLSVQVRISVADDMSEHARTVYELACKVFDGDRSAEQDLAIGHALQALIGAAEGADMAEKVAAAVNIRDWVDVNYEIHRADGTTANWTARTGLSGGERRLVVLAPMLAAIAAGYDRFGETALRLAALDEVPAEVDEQGREGLARYLAQLDLDLVCTSYLWDGAPGAWDGVDAWDLEAGPDTTVVAFPILVRGVVQLPGDDIPARPDGEM; encoded by the coding sequence GTGACCCTCGATGCCACTGAGCCTGATTGGCCGCTCCTGGCGGTCAGCGACGAACCGGTGCCGGCGTCCGCCGACCGGTTCGGGCGCAGATGGCGCCTCGTCGCGGCCGGCCTTTCGAACGTGTGGCGTTACGGCGACCTGCTCATGGACGCCAACAGCGGCCGGTTGCTGATGCGTGGCCCGAACGGGACCGGTAAAACGACGGCCCTCGAGATCCTCTGGCCGTACCTGCTCGACCTCAACCCGCGGCAGCTCGGTGCCGGACAGGCCCGGCAGACAACTCTTACCTCGCTGATGCGGGAAGGCGCGAACGGCCGTCGCCGGATCGGATACGCCTGGCTCACGTTCGTCGGCCCCGGCACGGACGGTGAACTGTCGTACGGCGTCCGCCTGCAGTTCTCCGAAGGGTCGTCACCGCCGGTAAAGGTGGTGCCATTCCGGCTCCCGGTCCGCCCGGTCACCGGGATGCCGCTCGTCGGTGACGGCCGCAGCGCGCTGTCGATGGAGGAGTTCACCGCCGCAGTCGTGGCAGCCGGAGGTCATCTGTTCGCCGACGAGGAGGAGTACGTCGCGGACCTGGCCGCCCGAACGCTGCGCACCAGCGCCGCCGAGGCGCGGCTGCTCGCGAGCCGCATCCGACAGGTCCGCAACCCGAACCTGCTCGGCGACCTTGGCCCGCAGAAGGCCCGGGACGCACTCCGCGACGTCCTGCCCGGCGTCGACGAGGAGGTGATCCGCGCGGCCGCGGAGGCGCTAGCCGAGAGCGAGGAGACCCGGAAGGCGTTCGACTGCGACCGGGCGAATGCGAGCATCATCGCCGATTTCGCCACGGTCTGGGCCGGCCACGCCGCCGACGTCCTCAGCGCCGCGCATCAGGCTACCGACGACGCGCGCGGCGAGCTGCGCCGCCGGCAGCAGGAGGTGAAACGCCTCGACGGCCTCGCCGCCCGCACGGCGGAGGGCCTCAAGGATGCCGAAGGCGACCTGTCTGGTCTCGCAGAACTGCGGGCCCAGCTCGAAGGGCGCGTCGATGGGCTGGAGAGCAGCGACGCGTACCGGAGCGCGGAGGCCCTGAGCGCGCTCGAAGGCCAGCTGGTCGCCGAGCTGGACGGCGCCGAAGCGGCTTGGGCCGCGCTTGCCTCGGCGGCCCGTGAGACCCGCCGGGCCAGCGTCGACCTGGTCGCGTCGCTCGGGGACCTGAGCGCCGACATCGGGGCCGAGCAGGCCAAGGTTCGCGAGGTCGATCCGGCCGTGATCGGCCTCGACCGCCTGGTCACCTGGACCTGCTCACCCCGATCGGTGCTGACCGTGGGGGACCGCAGCGTGGACCCGGGGCCCGCCGTGACCGTGACCGGCGACATCCAGCCGATTGCGGATGCGGTCACCGCGTGGCGCGACGCGGCCGCTGCTCACACGGGTCGGGCCGACGCCGCCGCGCTCGCCGTCACCGACCACGAAGCGGTCGCCGTCGCCGATCGCAATGCCGCTGCGGTCGACCGCAGGGTGGACTGGCTGAACGAGCGCCTCGACCACGACGAGAGCCGGCTGCGCAGCTTGGAGGAGCAGGCGGGAATCGAGCTGACCGCGCTGCTCGGCAAGGTCGCGTCCTGGACGAACGAGAACCGTCAGCTGGCGATGCCCGGCGTCGAGCCGGGCGGCAGCGCCACCGTCGGCGCAGGTTGGGACACGGAGGACATCGACGCGCTGCGGCAGGCGGAAGCCGGACAGGTTCTGGTCGCCGTCGAGGAGCTCGCCGCGACCGCGTCCAACCGGGCGACCAACTGGGCCGGGCAGCGTCGAGCCGATGCCAAGACCGCTGAGGACCACGCGCGTGAGCTGCGCACCGACGCGAGGGAGCTCCGACGTAAAGCTGAGGAGCTACGGGCGGGCAAGCTGCTGCCGCTGCCGCGCCCCGCCTGGGCGGGGGACGGCAACGACGACGATGCGCTCGGCGCTGCGATCGAATGGCAGCCCGTGGTGGACGGCGCCGCAAGGCTGCCGTTGGAGGCGGCGCTGTCCGCGGCAGGCCTGCTCGGCGCAACTCTGACCGACGATGGTGCCAGCACGGGCACGTGGCGCGTGGACACGCAAGCGCCGATCGTGCACCCGAACCTGACCGACGTCCTCGCCGTGGACACCGAGCACCCGCGAGCCGGGATGTCCGCCGCCGTCCTCGAGCGCGTCGCGCTCGCCGACACCGCGGCGTCCACCATCGACGCTGCGCTCGTCATCGGCCGCGACGGCACGTTCCGCGCCGGCGTCACCGTCGGCGCCCCGGCGCTCGTCTCGGGTGCGGGGGACTGGCCGCCGGCGCAGCACGTCGGTGCCCGTCAGCGGCGGGCCGCCGCACTGGGCCGCGCCGCGCAGCTCGAGGCGGAGGCGACCGATCTCGAAACCGAGGCGGGGCGGCTTGAGGCGAGCGGGGAGGCGCTCCGTCGGGAGGCGTCCGAGCTCGTGCAGGCCGCCACCTCGTTCCCGACTCGGGGACCGCTGCGCGGGGCGGAGGCGTCTCGCGCGGACCGGGCCGCCGAGGTGGCGGAGCGTCAAGCGGAGCTCGAGGCCGCGGTCACCGAAGCCGCGCGCCTCCACCGGCTGCACCGGCAGCTGCACGAGGAGTGGGCAGAGCGCACCCGCGGCTGCGGCCTGCCCACGGACCTCGACGCCCTGGGGGGCATCGAACAACTGTCGCGAGCCGCCGCAGGGACATTGCGCTCGGCTGCCGGTGTCCTTGCCGACCGACTCGCGCCGCGCCTGGGTCGCCTGCTCTCATCGGTGGACGGCGACGGCGCGACCCAACTCGCCGAGCTGTTCGGCAAGGCGCGCGCGGCGATGCAGCTCGCCACGGCCACCCAGAGCAAGATGGACGTGCTGCGCGAGAGCGCGGGCGCCGACATCGACGAGGTACTTCGACTGCACCAGCAGACGAAGCGGGAGCTCGGGGAGGCAGTTGAGCGGCTCGGGCCGGCGACGACACGACGCGACGACCTGCGCATCGACATGGCCCGTCTCGACGGGCAGCTCAGCGAGGCCCGGCGCCGGCAGGATGAGGCGGAGCCGCTGCTGGGCCTCCGCATGCGCGAGCTGGTGTCCCTGCTCGAGGCCCCGGGCGTCGCCGATGCCCTGTTCGCCGGCGGACCTCCCCGAGCCGAGCACCTGCTCCCCGACGTCGCTGCCGGCCTCGCGACGGCGAAGGCCTACACCAGCCGGACCGTTCGAGATCGCTACGACGAGGCGCGTGCCCGGCTTGCCGGCTCGTGGGTTCTCGCGAACGGCGACCCGTTCGGCGAACTGCTGACCTACCAGTTCAACTTCCAGGATGACTCGTTCACGCCGACTCGCGCGGCGACGCACGCTACCGCCCTCGCTGAGCGCGCCGAGGCGGCGCTCGCGGTTGCGGAGGAGAAGGCGCTCAGAGACTTCGTCGTCGGGATGCTGCCGTCGGCGATTCGCACCGGCTGGGTGCGGATGTTCGACTGGACCAGGGAGGTCAACGCCAAGATGCGCAGCGCATCGGCGTCCAGCCAGCTGAGCGTCCAGGTGCGGATCAGCGTCGCCGACGACATGTCCGAGCATGCCCGCACCGTGTACGAGCTCGCTTGCAAGGTCTTCGACGGCGACCGCAGCGCTGAGCAAGACCTTGCGATCGGTCACGCGTTGCAGGCGCTGATCGGTGCCGCCGAGGGAGCGGACATGGCGGAGAAGGTCGCCGCCGCCGTGAACATCCGTGATTGGGTCGACGTCAACTACGAGATTCACCGCGCGGACGGCACGACGGCTAATTGGACGGCGCGCACCGGTCTGTCCGGTGGCGAACGTCGGCTGGTGGTCCTCGCCCCGATGCTCGCCGCGATCGCCGCCGGGTATGACAGGTTCGGCGAGACCGCGCTCCGCCTGGCGGCGCTCGACGAGGTGCCGGCTGAGGTGGACGAGCAGGGTCGGGAAGGGCTCGCGCGCTATCTCGCCCAGCTCGACCTGGATCTAGTCTGCACCTCGTACCTGTGGGACGGGGCACCTGGCGCCTGGGACGGCGTGGACGCATGGGACCTCGAGGCCGGACCAGACACCACAGTCGTCGCATTCCCCATCTTGGTGCGCGGCGTCGTCCAGCTTCCCGGCGACGACATCCCAGCCCGGCCGGATGGTGAGATGTGA